A single genomic interval of Musa acuminata AAA Group cultivar baxijiao chromosome BXJ3-4, Cavendish_Baxijiao_AAA, whole genome shotgun sequence harbors:
- the LOC135634571 gene encoding SPX domain-containing protein 3-like, protein MKFGKRLKKQVEESLPEWRDKFLSYKDLKKLVRLTSAAQPCSRVEAEFVQMLNAEIDKFNAFFVEQEEEFIIRQRELQERIKRVMGDDGTGGSQPSEMEHAKEMSRIRKDIVNFHGEMVLLENYSSINYTGLAKILKKYDKRTGRVLRLPFIEKVLKQPFFTTDLVSEMVKECERTIELVLPVADRGQSEQGGKGALVAAEQSVFRNTIAALMTMQELRKGSSTYGHFSLPPLSLPDLQLPSPIPILQ, encoded by the exons ATGAAGTTTGGCAAGAGGCTCAAGAAGCAGGTGGAGGAGAGCCTCCCCGAGTGGAGAGACAAGTTTCTCTCCTACAAGGACCTCAAGAAGCTGGTCCGGCTCACCTCCGCGGCGCAACCTTGTTCCAGAGTGGAGGCTGAGTTCGTCCAGATGCTGAACGCTGAGATCGACAAGTTCAACGCCTTCTTCGTCGAGCAGGAGGAGGAATTCATCATCAGGCAAAGG GAGCTACAGGAGAGGATCAAGAGAGTGATGGGGGACGATGGGACTGGAGGGAGCCAACCGTCGGAGATGGAGCACGCCAAAGAGATGTCAAGGATTAGGAAGGACATTGTGAACTTCCATGGGGAAATGGTGCTGCTGGAGAACTACAGTAGCATCAATTACACAG GGCTAGCAAAGATCTTGAAGAAGTACGACAAGCGAACAGGGAGAGTATTGAGATTGCCGTTCATCGAGAAGGTCTTGAAACAGCCCTTCTTCACAACAGACCTCGTCTCGGAGATGGTCAAGGAATGTGAAAGAACCATCGAGCTTGTGCTTCCGGTTGCTGATCGTGGGCAGTCCGAACAAGGAGGGAAGGGGGCGTTGGTGGCAGCAGAACAGAGCGTCTTCAGGAACACGATTGCAGCGTTGATGACTATGCAGGAGTTGAGGAAGGGAAGCTCCACTTACGGTCACTTCTCCCTGCCTCCTTTGAGCTTGCCTGATCTCCAGCTTCCTTCTCCGATTCCTATCCTCCAATAG